In one Aeromicrobium erythreum genomic region, the following are encoded:
- a CDS encoding ABC transporter permease: MSTPATPVKTVTPVDGATPGTRRAPRLGGFNRVLLSLELRRMLRNRRTVFFSLLFPAALYFAFAGSSGSDERVGHGNVAAYVMVSMALYGAALTTASAGSSVALERSVGWSRQLRLTPLHPLAYIAMKAACALVLGALAVAVVNGAALLQGRADLPAGRWLACALLALLCSFVFAALGLFVGYVVPGENAMQLLGPGLALFAFLGNLFIPITEGTTLWHVASVTPMFGVAEISRAPLTGELPWYAVVNAVAWLVVFVAGAAWRMSKDTARG, encoded by the coding sequence ATGAGCACCCCCGCCACCCCGGTCAAGACCGTCACCCCGGTCGACGGGGCCACCCCCGGCACCCGCCGGGCCCCTCGCCTCGGAGGCTTCAACCGGGTCCTCCTGTCGCTCGAGCTGCGCCGGATGCTGCGCAACCGACGCACCGTCTTCTTCTCGCTGCTGTTCCCCGCGGCGCTGTACTTCGCCTTCGCGGGCAGCAGCGGCAGCGACGAGCGGGTGGGTCACGGCAACGTGGCGGCCTACGTCATGGTCTCGATGGCGCTCTACGGCGCCGCGCTGACCACCGCGTCGGCGGGCTCGTCGGTCGCGCTCGAGCGGTCGGTCGGCTGGTCGCGGCAGCTGCGCCTGACGCCGCTGCACCCGCTCGCCTACATCGCCATGAAGGCGGCCTGCGCACTGGTGCTCGGCGCCCTGGCGGTCGCGGTCGTCAACGGCGCGGCGCTGCTGCAGGGTCGGGCCGACCTTCCGGCCGGCCGGTGGCTGGCCTGCGCGCTGCTGGCCCTGCTCTGCTCCTTCGTCTTCGCGGCGCTCGGCCTGTTCGTCGGCTACGTCGTGCCCGGCGAGAACGCCATGCAGCTGCTCGGGCCCGGGCTCGCGCTGTTCGCCTTCCTCGGCAACCTGTTCATCCCCATCACCGAGGGCACGACGCTGTGGCACGTCGCGTCGGTCACCCCGATGTTCGGCGTGGCGGAGATCAGCCGCGCCCCGCTCACGGGCGAGCTGCCCTGGTACGCGGTCGTCAACGCCGTCGCGTGGCTGGTCGTGTTCGTCGCCGGCGCGGCCTGGCGGATGAGCAAGGACACGGCCCGCGGGTGA
- a CDS encoding copper resistance CopC family protein, translated as MRSFVLGLVATVALLAAPSPALAHASVESSDPQDGAALTALPETVSITLSEDVGSGAVLRVLSSSGTRLDDGDVTVAGRRVLVGVRPGEAAAGSYRVVYRVVSADGHPVSGEIPFTVKPSTDGAGTSGSDSAPGSQDDVTVTDVEDDPSQKWAPLWVMGFLVISSGLLIYIVKAGLTSSAKEDED; from the coding sequence GTGCGCTCGTTCGTCCTCGGTCTCGTCGCGACCGTCGCCCTGCTCGCCGCCCCGTCGCCCGCCCTGGCCCACGCGTCGGTCGAGTCGTCGGACCCGCAGGACGGCGCCGCGCTGACGGCCCTGCCCGAGACGGTGTCGATCACGCTCAGCGAGGACGTGGGCAGCGGCGCGGTGCTGCGCGTGCTGAGCTCCTCGGGCACGCGTCTGGACGACGGCGACGTGACCGTGGCCGGACGTCGCGTGCTCGTGGGGGTCCGGCCGGGCGAGGCCGCCGCCGGCTCCTACCGGGTCGTCTACCGCGTCGTGTCGGCCGACGGGCACCCCGTCAGCGGCGAGATCCCCTTCACCGTCAAGCCCTCGACCGACGGCGCCGGTACCTCGGGCTCCGACTCCGCGCCGGGCTCCCAGGACGACGTGACCGTGACCGACGTCGAGGACGACCCTTCCCAGAAGTGGGCGCCGCTGTGGGTGATGGGCTTCCTCGTCATCTCCTCCGGCCTGCTGATCTACATCGTCAAGGCCGGGCTCACGTCGTCGGCCAAGGAGGACGAGGACTGA
- a CDS encoding M4 family metallopeptidase encodes MTRKMMGCVAALVTATTAAGIVGLGSTSASARGEAPTVAAADSYARQHGAPRADLRLDRTVQVPGGSVAHFQQYLAGKPVIGAEVVVQLDARGKIHGTTGAVTSAPRSVTAAPARTEASAERTAKASLRKAGAPEVDATAAAATDLAWYDAGLFKGAASKGAVTLVHDVEVTPTAVDAVGGRVLVDANDGTPVYTETTQRDATNRRVCDARNQYVTNLDCPSPVRTEGSAASSVSEVNVAYDQLGATSSFYTSRFGYDLSTQIGGGALRATVRACYRDSGGDYGCPMENAFWTGRSMVFGQGFASADDVVSHELTHGVIQNTADLVYSYEPGAINESMADVFGEFEDLDNGTGNDTSSARWLLGEDLPIGAIRDMKTPERGSQPSSYRGQYWQSGSSDNGGVHTNSGVGNKAAYLITDGGTFNGQTITGLGQAKAEQLYWRTLNALTSSSNYAQLGQTLKSSCSALASGGTAGFTSTDCQQVSKVVTATRM; translated from the coding sequence ATGACACGAAAGATGATGGGCTGCGTCGCGGCCCTCGTGACCGCGACGACAGCAGCAGGGATCGTCGGTCTCGGGAGCACGAGTGCGTCGGCACGCGGCGAGGCGCCGACGGTGGCCGCCGCCGACTCCTACGCCCGGCAGCACGGTGCACCGCGAGCGGACCTGCGTCTGGACCGCACCGTCCAGGTGCCGGGCGGCAGCGTCGCGCACTTCCAGCAGTACCTCGCCGGCAAGCCGGTGATCGGTGCCGAGGTCGTCGTCCAGCTCGACGCCCGCGGGAAGATCCACGGCACCACCGGCGCCGTCACGTCGGCGCCGCGCAGCGTCACGGCGGCACCCGCACGCACCGAGGCGAGCGCCGAGAGGACGGCCAAGGCGTCGCTGCGCAAGGCCGGCGCCCCGGAGGTCGACGCGACCGCAGCGGCCGCCACCGACCTCGCCTGGTACGACGCGGGCCTGTTCAAGGGCGCGGCGTCGAAGGGGGCCGTGACGCTCGTGCACGACGTCGAGGTGACGCCGACCGCGGTCGACGCCGTCGGCGGTCGGGTGCTCGTCGACGCGAACGACGGCACGCCGGTCTACACCGAGACCACGCAGCGTGACGCGACCAACCGCCGCGTGTGCGACGCCCGCAACCAGTACGTCACCAACCTCGACTGCCCGAGCCCGGTGCGGACCGAGGGGTCCGCGGCGAGCAGCGTCTCGGAGGTCAACGTGGCCTACGACCAGCTCGGCGCGACGTCGTCGTTCTACACCAGCCGGTTCGGGTACGACCTGTCGACGCAGATCGGTGGCGGAGCGCTTCGCGCGACCGTGCGCGCGTGCTACCGCGACTCCGGCGGCGACTACGGCTGCCCGATGGAGAACGCGTTCTGGACGGGACGCAGCATGGTCTTCGGCCAGGGTTTCGCCTCGGCCGACGACGTGGTCTCCCACGAGCTGACGCACGGTGTCATCCAGAACACCGCGGACCTGGTGTACTCCTACGAGCCCGGGGCCATCAACGAGTCGATGGCCGACGTGTTCGGCGAGTTCGAGGACCTCGACAACGGCACCGGGAACGACACGTCCTCGGCGCGGTGGCTGCTCGGTGAGGACCTGCCGATCGGCGCGATCCGCGACATGAAGACCCCGGAGCGCGGCAGCCAGCCGTCGAGCTACCGCGGCCAGTACTGGCAGAGCGGCTCGAGCGACAACGGCGGTGTCCACACCAACTCGGGCGTGGGCAACAAGGCGGCGTACCTCATCACCGACGGCGGGACGTTCAACGGCCAGACCATCACGGGTCTCGGCCAGGCCAAGGCCGAGCAGCTCTACTGGCGCACGCTCAACGCACTGACGAGCTCGTCGAACTACGCCCAGCTCGGCCAGACGCTGAAGTCCTCCTGCTCGGCCCTCGCCTCGGGCGGGACCGCCGGGTTCACGTCGACCGACTGCCAGCAGGTGAGCAAGGTCGTGACCGCGACGCGGATGTAG
- a CDS encoding GNAT family N-acetyltransferase, translated as MSPSVRLVPMTAEQFPAYRELAEREYAENIVAAGMMPETEARRKAADDFASSLPDGVDTADHELWTARDGDLEVGMLWLGFTERSDGLVAFGYDFLVTSGRRRQGYGRAIMEAAEQVCRDRGVVEVGLSVFGFNSGARALYEQMGFEVTILQMRKRL; from the coding sequence GTGTCCCCCTCCGTGCGCCTGGTGCCGATGACCGCCGAGCAGTTCCCTGCCTACCGCGAGCTGGCCGAGCGGGAGTACGCGGAGAACATCGTGGCGGCAGGGATGATGCCCGAGACCGAGGCCCGGCGCAAGGCCGCCGACGACTTCGCGAGCTCCCTGCCCGACGGCGTCGACACCGCGGACCACGAGCTCTGGACCGCGCGGGACGGCGACCTCGAGGTCGGCATGCTGTGGCTCGGGTTCACCGAGAGGTCGGACGGGCTGGTCGCCTTCGGGTACGACTTCCTGGTCACCTCCGGCCGACGCCGTCAGGGCTACGGCCGGGCCATCATGGAGGCGGCCGAGCAGGTCTGTCGCGACCGCGGGGTGGTCGAGGTCGGGCTGTCGGTCTTCGGGTTCAACTCCGGCGCCCGGGCGTTGTACGAGCAGATGGGGTTCGAGGTCACCATCCTCCAGATGCGCAAGCGTCTCTGA
- a CDS encoding cation diffusion facilitator family transporter yields MGHGHGHGGPASQRHRGRLAVVFALVAAFFVVELVYGLLASSLALLSDAGHMAADVVTLGAALAATRIATRTDRTGRRTFGSYRAEVFASGFAVLVMLGVSVYVVVEAVSRIGSQVDVQTGPMIVVGVLGLLVNVVSLVLLNAGAGESLVVRGAYLEVVADAAGSVGVVVAGVLVATTGSAWWDTVVALAIGVFVAVRAVVLARQVLAVLGQHVPDGMDVDAVVADLRAVEGVDDVHDLHVWVLTSGMNVATAHLVAAGASTGPAALDRVLADARSVLRERHHVEHATLQVEGCRAPECHSVDW; encoded by the coding sequence ATGGGCCACGGTCACGGTCACGGCGGACCCGCCAGCCAGCGCCACCGGGGACGGCTCGCGGTGGTGTTCGCGCTCGTCGCCGCCTTCTTCGTCGTCGAGCTCGTGTACGGGCTGCTCGCGTCGTCGCTGGCGCTGCTCTCCGACGCCGGCCACATGGCCGCCGACGTCGTCACGCTCGGCGCCGCGCTGGCCGCCACGCGCATCGCCACCCGCACCGACCGCACCGGACGACGCACCTTCGGCTCCTACCGTGCCGAGGTCTTCGCGTCCGGGTTCGCCGTGCTCGTCATGCTCGGCGTCTCGGTCTACGTCGTCGTCGAGGCGGTCTCGCGGATCGGCTCGCAGGTCGACGTGCAGACCGGCCCGATGATCGTCGTCGGCGTCCTCGGTCTCCTCGTCAACGTCGTCTCGCTCGTGCTGCTGAACGCGGGCGCGGGTGAGTCGCTCGTCGTGCGCGGCGCCTACCTCGAAGTCGTGGCCGACGCCGCCGGCTCGGTCGGGGTCGTCGTCGCCGGCGTGCTGGTCGCGACGACCGGCTCCGCGTGGTGGGACACCGTGGTGGCGCTGGCGATCGGCGTGTTCGTCGCCGTCCGCGCGGTGGTGCTGGCGCGCCAGGTGCTCGCCGTCCTTGGCCAGCACGTGCCCGACGGCATGGACGTCGACGCCGTCGTCGCCGACCTGCGCGCCGTCGAGGGGGTCGACGACGTGCACGACCTCCACGTCTGGGTGCTCACCTCGGGCATGAACGTCGCGACGGCCCACCTGGTGGCCGCCGGCGCGAGCACCGGCCCGGCCGCGCTCGACCGTGTGCTCGCCGACGCGCGCTCGGTGCTCCGCGAGCGGCACCACGTCGAGCACGCCACCCTCCAGGTCGAGGGGTGCCGCGCGCCGGAGTGCCACAGCGTCGACTGGTGA
- a CDS encoding response regulator transcription factor, giving the protein MTIRLLLADDQALVRGALAALLSLEHDLEVVAEVGSGADVLDAVRELRPDVALLDIEMPGLDGIEATRAVVAAGLGTRVLVVTTFGRPGYLRRALQAGASGFVVKDVPATQLADAVRRVHAGLRVVDPTLAADSLVTGDSPLTERETDVLRAARDGASVAVVAQRLHLSQGTVRNHLSAAIGKTGGENRAAAVRVAEANGWL; this is encoded by the coding sequence GTGACCATCCGTCTGCTGCTCGCCGACGACCAGGCGCTCGTCCGCGGTGCGCTCGCCGCGCTGCTGTCGCTGGAGCACGACCTCGAGGTCGTCGCGGAGGTCGGCTCCGGTGCCGACGTGCTCGACGCCGTCCGGGAGCTCCGCCCCGACGTCGCGCTGCTCGACATCGAGATGCCGGGCCTGGACGGCATCGAGGCCACGCGCGCGGTGGTGGCGGCGGGCCTCGGGACGCGGGTGCTGGTCGTCACCACGTTCGGCCGGCCGGGCTACCTGCGGCGGGCCCTGCAGGCCGGTGCATCGGGGTTCGTCGTGAAGGACGTGCCCGCCACGCAGCTCGCCGACGCCGTGCGCCGGGTGCACGCGGGCCTGCGCGTCGTCGACCCGACCCTGGCCGCGGACAGCCTCGTCACCGGCGACTCACCGCTCACCGAGCGGGAGACCGACGTGCTGCGCGCCGCCCGCGACGGTGCGAGCGTGGCGGTCGTCGCGCAACGCCTCCACCTGTCGCAGGGCACGGTCCGCAACCACCTGTCGGCCGCGATCGGCAAGACCGGGGGCGAGAACCGTGCCGCCGCGGTGCGCGTGGCCGAGGCCAACGGCTGGCTCTGA
- a CDS encoding ABC transporter ATP-binding protein: protein MNQTRPDAVRLQQVRRSFGDVEAVRGIDLVVRPGEVVAFLGPNGAGKTTTLDMVLGLGRPTSGTVQVLGLDPREAVAQGRVAAVMQSGGLLKDLTVAETVRYVRSLFTHVRDVDDVLARAGLTALADRRVGLCSGGEQQRLRFALALLSDPDLLLLDEPTTGMDVEGRRTFWSAIRDDARHGRTVMFATHYLEEADAYADRIVLVSGGRIVADGTAAEIKSRAVGRTVRATCPDVDDATVADIAALAGVEGVDVRGSSVVVHATDSDAVARHLLTRTTAHDLEIVGRGLEDAFLSLTGTDERTPA from the coding sequence ATGAACCAGACCAGACCCGACGCGGTGCGCCTGCAGCAGGTGCGTCGCTCCTTCGGCGACGTCGAGGCCGTGCGCGGCATCGACCTCGTCGTCCGCCCCGGTGAGGTGGTGGCCTTCCTCGGCCCCAACGGTGCCGGGAAGACCACGACCCTCGACATGGTCCTCGGCCTCGGTCGACCCACCTCCGGCACCGTCCAGGTGCTCGGCCTCGACCCGCGCGAGGCCGTCGCCCAGGGTCGGGTCGCCGCGGTCATGCAGAGCGGCGGGCTGCTGAAGGACCTGACGGTTGCCGAGACCGTCCGCTACGTGCGCAGCCTCTTCACCCACGTGCGCGACGTCGACGACGTGCTCGCGCGCGCCGGGTTGACGGCGCTCGCGGACCGCCGGGTCGGGCTGTGCTCCGGTGGTGAGCAGCAGCGCCTGCGGTTCGCGCTCGCCCTGCTCAGCGACCCCGACCTGCTGCTGCTCGACGAGCCCACCACCGGCATGGACGTCGAGGGGCGCCGGACCTTCTGGAGCGCGATCCGTGACGACGCGCGGCACGGTCGCACCGTCATGTTCGCGACCCACTACCTCGAGGAGGCCGATGCCTACGCCGACCGGATCGTGCTCGTCAGCGGCGGTCGCATCGTCGCCGACGGGACGGCTGCCGAGATCAAGTCCCGGGCCGTGGGCCGCACCGTACGAGCGACCTGCCCCGACGTCGACGACGCGACGGTGGCCGACATCGCTGCCCTCGCGGGCGTGGAGGGCGTCGACGTGCGGGGCAGCAGCGTCGTCGTGCACGCCACCGACTCCGACGCCGTGGCGCGTCACCTGCTCACCCGCACCACCGCGCACGACCTGGAGATCGTCGGACGGGGCCTGGAGGACGCGTTCCTCAGCCTCACCGGCACCGACGAGAGGACCCCCGCATGA
- a CDS encoding AbrB/MazE/SpoVT family DNA-binding domain-containing protein translates to MAALHGPIAVSSNLQVRLPAKVARQLHISAGDEFFVRVSDDDPSVILLLPVEVVERRYSAGELLERSGRSGDGSGHEGSIDRRVDR, encoded by the coding sequence ATGGCGGCGCTCCATGGACCCATCGCGGTGAGTTCGAATCTTCAGGTCCGTCTGCCGGCCAAGGTCGCGCGTCAGTTGCACATCAGCGCGGGCGACGAGTTTTTTGTCCGCGTGAGTGATGACGATCCGAGTGTGATTCTTCTGCTTCCGGTTGAGGTGGTTGAACGGCGATACAGCGCTGGAGAGTTGTTGGAACGGTCTGGTCGATCCGGGGATGGATCTGGACACGAAGGCTCGATCGACAGAAGAGTTGATCGATAG
- a CDS encoding penicillin-binding transpeptidase domain-containing protein — protein MRLRRPARVRVVVAGAAPLLAAGVLAGCSLGGPDPDDAARTLAEGLSKGDVTSVPTTGDGTRNQADLERVVGDVGGTQRVRVTSVEEDDGVTTAELRHRWTIGGATWTYDTAATLVEQDGAWRVRWEPSVVAPVEEGETLGVRTTPAERGDVLGADDAVLVTARPVVRVGIDKTDVDPDAAGASAERLARRLGIDPGAYRQRVEAAGDQAFVEGLVLRADGDVPTRQELAAIPGSLAVEGTLPLAPTRAFGQPLLGTVGEATAEVVEASDGAVRPGDPVGLSGLQARYDEQLRGTPGVEVLAVDDDPDTESRRLFSSDPKAGKPLRTTLDPDLQGAADRILADVGPASAIVAIRPSTGALLAVSSGPGGDGADTALTGRYAPGSTFKVATALALLRSGLTPDSQVPCTPTLTVDGRRFTNYSDYPASALGDVPLRTAFAQSCNTAMIAERDRASQEELAAAAAGLGLGRDVDLGMPAFLGQVPTQADGTERAASVIGQGRVEASPLAMALVAASVAHGGTVTPVLLPDRRAKEAPEPEEPVTRAQATSLSGLMRAVVTDGSGAFLRDLPGGPVGAKTGTAEYGDDQPPRTHAWMIATQGDLAVAVLVADGESGSTTAGPLLERFLRR, from the coding sequence ATGCGTCTGCGTCGCCCCGCCCGTGTCCGCGTCGTCGTCGCGGGTGCCGCACCGCTGCTGGCCGCAGGCGTCCTGGCCGGGTGCAGCCTCGGCGGCCCCGACCCCGACGACGCGGCCCGGACGCTCGCCGAGGGACTGTCGAAGGGCGACGTCACGTCGGTGCCGACGACGGGCGACGGGACCCGCAACCAGGCCGACCTCGAACGGGTCGTCGGCGACGTCGGCGGGACGCAACGGGTGCGGGTGACGTCGGTGGAGGAGGACGACGGCGTCACCACCGCCGAGCTCCGGCACCGGTGGACCATCGGCGGGGCCACCTGGACGTACGACACCGCTGCGACCCTCGTGGAGCAGGACGGGGCCTGGCGCGTGCGCTGGGAGCCGTCCGTCGTGGCGCCCGTCGAGGAGGGTGAGACGCTCGGCGTGCGCACGACGCCGGCAGAGCGAGGCGACGTGCTCGGGGCCGACGACGCCGTCCTCGTCACCGCACGACCGGTCGTGCGGGTCGGGATCGACAAGACCGACGTCGACCCCGATGCTGCCGGAGCGTCGGCCGAGCGGCTGGCGCGACGGCTCGGCATCGACCCCGGGGCCTACCGCCAGCGGGTCGAGGCGGCCGGCGACCAGGCGTTCGTCGAGGGACTCGTCCTGCGTGCCGACGGTGACGTGCCCACCCGGCAGGAGCTCGCCGCGATCCCCGGGTCGCTGGCCGTCGAGGGCACCCTGCCGCTGGCCCCGACGCGGGCGTTCGGGCAGCCGCTGCTCGGAACCGTCGGCGAGGCCACCGCAGAGGTCGTCGAGGCGTCCGACGGTGCCGTCCGCCCGGGCGACCCGGTGGGGCTGTCGGGGTTGCAGGCGCGCTACGACGAGCAGCTGCGCGGCACCCCCGGCGTGGAGGTGCTGGCCGTCGACGACGACCCGGACACCGAGTCCCGGCGACTCTTCTCCAGCGACCCGAAGGCCGGGAAGCCGCTGCGCACCACGCTCGACCCCGACCTGCAGGGCGCGGCGGACCGGATCCTCGCCGACGTCGGCCCGGCCAGCGCGATCGTCGCGATCCGGCCGTCGACGGGTGCGCTGCTGGCGGTCTCCAGCGGCCCCGGCGGAGACGGCGCCGACACAGCGTTGACGGGCCGGTACGCACCGGGCTCGACCTTCAAGGTCGCAACGGCGCTGGCCCTCCTGCGCTCGGGCCTCACCCCGGACAGCCAGGTGCCGTGCACCCCCACCCTGACGGTGGACGGCCGACGGTTCACGAACTACTCCGACTACCCCGCTTCGGCGCTCGGCGACGTGCCCCTGCGGACCGCCTTCGCGCAGTCCTGCAACACGGCCATGATCGCCGAGCGGGATCGGGCGTCGCAGGAGGAGCTCGCGGCCGCGGCAGCCGGGCTCGGGCTGGGCCGCGACGTCGACCTCGGGATGCCTGCCTTCCTCGGGCAGGTGCCGACGCAGGCCGACGGCACCGAGCGCGCCGCCTCGGTCATCGGCCAGGGCCGGGTGGAGGCCTCCCCGCTGGCCATGGCCCTGGTCGCCGCCTCCGTCGCCCACGGCGGCACGGTGACCCCGGTGCTCCTGCCCGACCGCCGGGCGAAGGAGGCGCCGGAGCCCGAGGAGCCGGTGACCCGGGCGCAGGCCACGAGCCTGTCCGGACTGATGCGGGCGGTCGTCACCGACGGCAGCGGTGCGTTCCTGCGCGACCTGCCGGGCGGCCCGGTGGGGGCCAAGACGGGAACCGCCGAGTACGGCGACGACCAGCCGCCCCGCACGCACGCCTGGATGATCGCGACGCAGGGCGACCTCGCCGTCGCCGTGCTCGTGGCGGACGGCGAGTCCGGCTCGACCACCGCCGGCCCGCTGCTCGAGCGGTTCCTGCGCCGTTGA
- a CDS encoding DUF3800 domain-containing protein: protein MAYVDESGDTGLSVGSSHTYTLGVVLIDVDRWNDAFDEMISFRRRLRDTFGVPMRAEIKANYLLRNSGPFRDLGLSPAQRRIIFRAHLRELPRLPSRAFAVVVDKRSRRATSNSEIFDLGWETVLQRLERTSTYEKCSFMITHDEGENDAVRRWVRRARRHLTAGSAFGTGPILGAAPRLVDDPIARRSDQSYFIQMADLVAYAGFRSVISPGPTIAAVCPPSTWSEIGSATHTAVAKLRPRAAPGIVLR, encoded by the coding sequence ATGGCCTACGTCGATGAGTCCGGGGACACCGGCTTGTCCGTCGGGTCCTCTCACACTTACACCCTCGGCGTTGTTCTCATCGACGTCGACCGCTGGAACGACGCCTTCGACGAGATGATCTCTTTTCGCCGGCGCCTTCGGGACACCTTCGGTGTGCCGATGCGTGCAGAGATCAAGGCAAACTACCTGCTCCGAAACTCGGGACCGTTTCGGGACCTTGGACTGTCGCCGGCGCAGCGACGCATCATCTTCCGAGCTCACTTGCGTGAACTTCCGCGCCTGCCTTCCCGCGCGTTTGCCGTTGTCGTTGACAAGCGTTCGCGGCGAGCGACCTCAAACTCCGAGATCTTCGATCTCGGATGGGAGACCGTGCTGCAGCGGCTCGAGCGAACGAGCACCTATGAGAAGTGCTCGTTCATGATCACGCACGACGAAGGCGAAAACGACGCCGTCAGACGATGGGTGCGTCGAGCTCGCCGCCACCTTACTGCCGGTAGTGCTTTCGGGACGGGGCCGATTCTGGGCGCCGCACCGCGCCTCGTCGATGACCCGATCGCTCGTCGATCAGACCAGTCGTACTTCATACAGATGGCTGATCTCGTTGCCTACGCTGGCTTCCGGTCGGTGATCTCGCCCGGACCGACGATCGCTGCTGTCTGCCCTCCAAGCACGTGGAGTGAGATCGGTTCAGCTACCCATACCGCTGTGGCGAAGCTCCGTCCACGAGCGGCGCCGGGCATCGTGCTCAGATAG
- a CDS encoding sensor histidine kinase: MSAPRTVAVPAGRYGPWFALIWLFFLGDPLLAAWARRDEAAGIGGLVVTVLFAALYMLIWWQARRERWMADRTPPPARALGLFVGLVVLCAADVALLGEVGTACVVYVAISAVLLFRLVVAAALVVLAVVGSLGLGALEDWGSQAGLAFAVLAGSVAIFGVRALISRNAQLLLAQAENAELAVENERTRFARDLHDILGHSLTVITVKAELARRLLESGDDADRARALAEVGDLERLGRDALADVRRAVEGYREITLPGEIARARTALAAADVEASLPGTVDDVPTDLRDLFAWTVREGVTNVVRHAAARRCTVTVDARAVEVRDDGRGWDEGGSDGGHGLAGLRERAAAVGATVVVRSLDPGLSLRVGREAS, from the coding sequence ATGAGCGCGCCACGGACCGTCGCCGTCCCCGCCGGACGCTACGGTCCGTGGTTCGCGCTGATCTGGCTGTTCTTCCTCGGCGACCCTCTGCTCGCGGCGTGGGCGCGCCGCGACGAGGCGGCCGGGATCGGCGGACTGGTCGTGACCGTCCTGTTCGCCGCGCTCTACATGCTCATCTGGTGGCAGGCGCGTCGGGAGCGCTGGATGGCCGACCGGACGCCGCCGCCGGCGCGCGCACTCGGTCTGTTCGTCGGGCTGGTCGTGCTGTGCGCCGCCGACGTGGCCCTGCTCGGCGAGGTCGGGACGGCATGCGTCGTCTACGTCGCGATCTCCGCGGTCCTGCTCTTCCGACTGGTCGTGGCGGCCGCCCTCGTCGTGCTCGCGGTGGTCGGGTCTCTCGGACTCGGAGCGCTCGAGGACTGGGGCAGCCAGGCCGGGCTCGCCTTCGCCGTCCTCGCCGGCTCGGTCGCGATCTTCGGTGTCCGTGCCCTGATCAGCCGCAACGCCCAGCTGCTCCTCGCGCAGGCCGAGAACGCCGAGCTGGCCGTGGAGAACGAGCGCACGCGCTTCGCCCGCGACCTGCACGACATCCTCGGCCACTCGCTGACCGTCATCACCGTCAAGGCCGAGCTGGCCCGTCGGCTGCTCGAGTCCGGCGACGACGCCGACCGGGCCAGAGCGCTCGCCGAGGTGGGCGACCTGGAGCGGCTCGGCCGCGACGCGCTCGCCGACGTCCGTCGCGCGGTGGAGGGCTACCGCGAGATCACCCTGCCGGGCGAGATCGCCCGGGCCCGCACGGCGCTGGCCGCGGCGGACGTCGAGGCGTCGCTGCCGGGCACGGTCGACGACGTCCCCACCGACCTGCGCGACCTCTTCGCGTGGACGGTCCGCGAGGGGGTCACGAACGTCGTGCGCCACGCCGCTGCGCGTCGGTGCACCGTCACGGTGGACGCCCGAGCGGTGGAGGTGCGCGACGACGGGCGCGGGTGGGACGAGGGCGGGTCCGACGGCGGCCACGGGCTGGCCGGCCTGCGAGAACGCGCCGCAGCGGTGGGCGCGACCGTCGTCGTGCGCTCGCTCGACCCCGGGCTCAGCCTGCGCGTGGGACGGGAGGCGTCGTGA
- a CDS encoding ArsR/SmtB family transcription factor — MAINHHSGDGHRARGHDAPREHEGHRHPELTGADGSVVAARLFHGLADPGRLRILRHLQLGEHRVVELTAHLGLAQSTVSAHVACLRDCGLLDVRHEGRSSYYRLAHPEATDELLATGARLVGLAAPEEVG; from the coding sequence ATGGCGATCAATCACCACAGTGGCGACGGCCACCGCGCCCGCGGGCACGACGCACCGCGCGAGCACGAGGGGCACCGTCACCCCGAGCTCACGGGGGCCGACGGCTCGGTCGTCGCCGCCCGCCTGTTCCACGGCCTGGCCGACCCCGGTCGGCTGCGCATCCTGCGCCACCTGCAGCTCGGCGAGCACCGGGTGGTCGAGCTCACCGCCCACCTCGGACTGGCGCAGTCGACCGTCTCGGCGCACGTCGCCTGCCTGCGCGACTGCGGCCTGCTCGACGTCCGCCACGAGGGCCGCTCCTCCTACTACCGGCTCGCGCACCCCGAGGCCACGGACGAGCTGCTCGCCACCGGGGCCCGGCTGGTCGGGCTCGCCGCGCCGGAGGAGGTCGGCTGA